One region of Oryza sativa Japonica Group chromosome 5, ASM3414082v1 genomic DNA includes:
- the LOC4337932 gene encoding leucine-rich repeat receptor-like serine/threonine-protein kinase RGI4 yields MSSRSRWRAAPMASRSPAAAAAAMVMACVVVVLRVSCVLAVDEQGAALLAWKATLRGDGGALADWKAGDASPCRWTGVTCNADGGVTELSLEFVDLFGGVPGNLAAAVGRTLTRLVLTGANLTGPIPPELGELPALAHLDLSNNALTGTIPAALCRPGSKLETLYLNSNRLEGAIPDTIGNLTSLRELIVYDNQLAGKIPASIGKMSSLEVLRGGGNKNLQGALPAEIGDCSSLTMIGLAETSITGPLPASLGRLKNLTTLAIYTALLSGPIPPELGRCGCLENIYLYENALSGSIPAQLGGLGKLRNLLLWQNQLVGVIPPELGSCAALAVVDLSLNGLTGHIPPSFGNLSSLQELQLSVNKLSGAVPPELARCSNLTDLELDNNQLTGGIPAELGRLPALRMLYLWANQLTGSIPPELGRCGSLEALDLSSNALTGAIPRSLFRLPRLSKLLLINNNLSGELPPEIGSCAALVRFRASGNHIAGAIPPEIGMLGNLSFLDLASNRLAGALPPEMSGCRNLTFVDLHDNAISGELPPRLFRDWLSLQYLDLSDNVIAGGIPPEIGMLTSLTKLVLGGNRLSGPMPPEIGSCTRLQLLDVGGNSLSGHVPGSIGKIPGLEIALNLSCNGFSGAIPAEFAGLVRLGVLDVSRNQLSGDLQPLSALQNLVALNVSFNGFTGRLPETAFFARLPTSDVEGNPALCLSRCSGDASEREVEARRAARVAMAVLLSALVVLLAAAALVLFGWHRRGGGARGGEDKDGEMSPPWDVTLYQKLEIGVSDVARSLTPANVIGHGWSGEVYRASMPSSGVTIAVKKFRSCDEASIEAFAGEVSVLPRVRHRNIVRLLGWAANRRTRLLFYDYLPNGTLGGLLHGGAMGGGATTTAAVVEWEVRLAIAVGVAEGLTYLHHDCVPGIIHRDVKADNILLADRYEACLADFGLARVADDGASSSPPPFAGSYGYIAPEYGCMTKITTKSDVYSFGVVLLEMITGRRPLDPAFGEGQSVVQWVRDHLCRKRDPAEIIDVRLQGRPDTQVQEMLQALGMALLCASPRPEDRPTMKDVAALLRGIRHDDGVEARKAGNGVGTDAETRKRADPRQPISPTKLMALARPAQAQAQLQARANSGSLGLLNDQE; encoded by the exons ATGAGTAGCAGAAGCAGATGGAGGGCGGCGCCAATGGCgtcgaggtcgccggcggcggcggcggcggcgatggtcaTGGCGTGTGTGGTCGTGGTGCTGCgcgtgagctgcgtgctcgccGTGGACGAGCAGGGCGCCGCGCTGCTCGCGTGGAAGGCGACgctgcgcggcgacggcggcgcgctggCGGACTGGAAGGCCGGGGACGCGTCGCCGTGCCGGTGGACCGGCGTGACGTGCAATGCCGACGGCGGCGTGACGGAGCTGAGCCTGGAGTTCGTCGACCTGTTCGGCGGCGTGCCGggcaacctcgccgccgccgtggggcgCACGCTGACACGGCTGGTGCTCACCGGCGCGAACCTGACGGGCCCGATCCCGCCGGAGCTCGGCGAGCTGCCGGCGCTGGCGCACCTCGACCTCAGCAACAATGCCCTCACGGGGACGATACCGGCGGCGCTCTGCCGGCCGGGGAGCAAGCTGGAGACCCTCTACCTCAACTCCAACCGCCTCGAGGGCGCCATCCCTGACACCATCGGCAACCTCACCTCGCTCCGGGAGCTCATCGTCTACGACAACCAGCTCGCCGGCAAGATCCCGGCGTCCATCGGCAAGATGTCCAGCCTCGAGgtgctccgcggcggcggcaacaagaACCTCCAAGGCGCGCTCCCGGCGGAGATCGGCGATTGCTCCAGCCTCACCATGATCGGCCTCGCCGAGACCAGCATCACCGGCCCGCTCCCGGCGAGCCTCGGCCGGCTCAAGAACCTCACCACGCTGGCCATCTACACGGCGCTCCTCTCCGGCCCGATCCCGCCGGAGCTCGGCCGGTGCGGGTGCCTCGAGAACATCTACCTCTACGAGAACGCGCTGTCCGGCTCCATCCCGGCGCAGCTCGGCGGGCTCGGGAAGCTCAGGAACCTGCTGCTATGGCAGAACCAGCTGGTCGGCGTCATCCCGCCGGAGCTCGGCTCGtgcgccgcgctcgccgtcgtcgacctgtCGCTCAACGGCCTCACCGGCCACATCCCGCCGTCGTTCGGCAACCTCTCGTCGCTGCAGGAGCTCCAGCTCAGCGTCAACAAGCTCTCCGGCGCCgtcccgccggagctcgcccGGTGCAGCAACCTCACCGACCTCGAGCTCGACAACAACCAGCTCACCGGCGGCATCCCGGCGGAGCTCGGCCGCCTCCCGGCGCTGCGCATGCTCTACCTCTGGGCCAACCAGCTCACCGGCAGCATCCCACCGGAGCTCGGCCGGTGCGGGAGCCTCGAGGCGCTCGACCTCTCCAGCAACGCGCTCACCGGCGCCATCCCGCGCTCCCTCTTCCGGCTGCCGCGGCTGTCCAAGCTGCTGCTCATCAACAACAacctctccggcgagctcccgcCGGAGATCGGCAGCTGCGCGGCGCTCGTAAGGTTCCGGGCGAGCGGCAACCACATCGCCGGCGCGATACCGCCGGAGATCGGCATGCTCGGGAACCTCAGCTTCCTTGACCTCGCGTCAAACCGGCTCGCCGGCGCGCTCCCGCCGGAGATGTCGGGGTGCCGGAACCTCACGTTCGTCGACCTCCACGACAACGCCATCTCCGGCGAGCTGCCGCCGAGGCTGTTCCGGGACTGGCTCTCGCTCCAGTACCTCGACCTCTCCGACAACGTCATCGCCGGCGGAATCCCGCCGGAGATTGGCATGCTGACGTCTCTGACTAAGCTGGTTCTCGGCGGCAACCGGCTGTCCGGGCCGATGCCGCCGGAGATTGGCTCGTGCACGCGCCTCCAGCTCCTCGACGTCGGCGGCAACTCGCTCTCCGGCCATGTGCCGGGGAGCATCGGCAAGATTCCGGGGCTGGAGATTGCGCTTAACCTCAGCTGCAACGGCTTCTCCGGCGCGATTCCGGCGGAGTTCGCCGGGCTCGTGAGGCTCGGGGTGCTCGACGTGTCGCGGAACCAGCTATCCGGCGACCTCCAGCCGCTGTCCGCGCTCCAGAACCTCGTGGCGCTCAACGTCTCGTTCAACGGCTTCACCGGCCGGCTGCCGGAGACGGCGTTCTTCGCGAGACTGCCGACGAGCGACGTCGAGGGCAACCCGGCGCTGTGCCTCTCGCGGTGCTCCGGCGACGCCAGCGAGCGCGAGGTGgaggcgcgccgcgccgcccgcgtcgCGATGGCGGTGCTGCTCTCggccctcgtcgtcctcctcgcggcCGCGGCGCTCGTCCTCTTCGGGtggcaccgccgcggcggcggcgcccgcggcggcgaggacaaGGACGGCGAGATGTCGCCGCCGTGGGACGTGACGCTGTACCAGAAGCTGGAGATCGGCGTGTCCGACGTGGCACGCAGCCTCACGCCGGCGAACGTGATCGGCCACGGGTGGTCCGGCGAGGTGTACCGCGCGAGCATGCCGTCGTCGGGCGTCACCATCGCCGTCAAGAAGTTCAGGTCGTGCGACGAGGCGTCCATCGAGGCGTTCGCCGGCGAGGTCAGCGTGCTCCCGCGCGTCCGCCACCGCAACATCGTCCGGCTGCTGGGCTGGGCGGCGAACCGCCGGACGCGCCTCCTCTTCTACGACTACCTCCCGAACGGCACCCTCGGCGGCCTGCTCCACGGCGGcgcgatgggcggcggcgccaccaccaccgccgccgtggtggaGTGGGAGGTTcgcctcgccatcgccgtcggcgTGGCCGAGGGCCTCACCTACCTCCACCATGACTGCGTTCCAGGGATCATCCACCGCGACGTCAAGGCCGACAACATCCTCCTCGCCGACCGCTACGAGGCGTGCCTCGCCGACTTCGGCCTCGCCCGTGTCGCCGACGACGGTGCCAGCTCATCGCctccgccgttcgccggatcCTACGGCTACATCGCTCCCG AGTATGGATGCATGACCAAGATCACAACCAAGAgtgacgtgtacagcttcggtgTGGTGCTACTCGAGATGATCACCGGGCGCCGCCCACTGGACCCGGCATTCGGGGAGGGACAAAGCGTGGTGCAATGGGTGCGCGACCACCTTTGCCGGAAGCGAGACCCGGCGGAGATCATCGATGTGAGGTTGCAGGGCCGGCCCGATACCCAGGTCCAAGAGATGCTGCAAGCTCTCGGCATGGCATTGCTATGCGCAAGCCCACGACCTGAGGATCGACCGACCATGAAGGATGTGGCGGCGTTGCTACGTGGCATTCGACACGATGATGGCGTCGAGGCAAGAAAAGCCGGCAATGGAGTTGGTACTGATGCAGAGACAAGGAAGCGGGCTGACCCGAGACAGCCCATTTCACCGACCAAACTCATGGCCCTTGCTAGACCGGCCCAGGCCCAAGCCCAACTCCAAGCCCGTGCTAATTCCGGTTCCTTGGGCCTGCTCAACGATCAGGAGTGA